In Passer domesticus isolate bPasDom1 chromosome 9, bPasDom1.hap1, whole genome shotgun sequence, a genomic segment contains:
- the LOC135307089 gene encoding uncharacterized protein LOC135307089 encodes MDYLDALSDNDLKPPENAGGLPRWMNQNAGDSKSLEAAKLLDKMLSDLERRREMKRKAVLKAEFSRGSSGSLAASAAGREAMPGTGPGGEGAGIGSPAAGMEDGLEPLGASAGVSAGRTFQAPGLVAEHKPSSHRRGPLRGRKKTTKQSESLEESNQADQILTGLERQRDMDQKALRKAALPGGNDGSVPATDAQREEMPDSATEVLFPVI; translated from the exons ATGGACTATCTGGATGCCCTATCGGATAATGACTTGAAACCCCCGGAGAATGCTGGAG gtctTCCTAGATGGATGAACCAAAACgcaggagacagcaagtcgctggaggcagccaaacttctggacaagatgctgagtgacctTGAGAGACgtcgtg agatgaaacgaaaggctgtgctgaaggctgagttttccagaggaagcagtggctcattggcagcctctgctgcaggaagggaggcgatgccaggcacaggcccaggag gtgagggtgctgggataggttctccagcagctgggatggaagaTGGTTTGGAACCCTTGGGAGCCTCTGCAG gtgtgtctgcagggaggacttttcaagcTCCAGGTCTGGTTGCTGaacacaagcccagctcccatcgcaggg gtcctttgagagggaggaaaaaaactacAAAACAGAGTGagtccctggaggaatccaacCAAGCAGACCAAATCTTGACTGGACtggagagacaacgtg ataTGGACCAAAAAGCTTTACGGAAGGCAGCACTTCCTGGAGGAAACGATGGATCAGTGCCAGCCACCGATGCACAAAGGGAGGAGATGCCAGACAGTGCCACAGAAG tgctttttcccgttatttga